The following are encoded in a window of Anas platyrhynchos isolate ZD024472 breed Pekin duck chromosome 30, IASCAAS_PekinDuck_T2T, whole genome shotgun sequence genomic DNA:
- the LOC139999943 gene encoding olfactory receptor 14A16-like — protein MSNSSSITKFLLLPFADTRELQLLHFALFLGIYLAALLGNGLILTAVACDHRLHTPMYFFLLNLALLDLGCISTTVPKAMANSLWDSRAISYAGCVIQVFLIVVLFSTELSVLTIMSYDRYVAICKPLHYGTLLGSSACAQMAAAAWGSGVLYALLYTANTFSLPLCQGNALDQFFCEIPQILKLSCSHSYLREIWVLMVAICLAFGCFVFILFSYVQIFRAVLRMPSRQGQLKAFSTCLPHLFVVSLFVISGFFAYLKPPSISSPTLDLLVAVLYSVVPPTFNPLIYSMRNKELKGAIRKGISWIFLNGDKLPLFLHK, from the coding sequence atgtccaacagcagctccatcaccaagttccttctcctgccatttgcagacacgagggagctgcagctcctgcacttcgcgctcttcctgggcatctacctggctgccctcctcggtaacggcctcatcctcactgccgtagcctgcgaccaccgcctccacacccccatgtacttcttcctcctcaacctcgccctcctcgacctgggctgcatctccaccactgtccccaaagccatggccaattccctctgggactccagggccatctcctatgcaggatgtgttATACAGGTCTTTCTCATTGTCGTCTTGTTTTCAACAGAGCTTTCTGTTCTCACCatcatgtcctatgaccgctacgttgccatctgcaagcccctgcactatgggaccctcctgggcagcagcgcttgtgcccagatggcagcagctgcctggggcagtggggttctttATGCTCTGCTGTACAcggccaatacattttccctgcccctctgccaaggcaatgccttGGACcaattcttctgtgaaatcccccagatcctcaaactctcctgctcacactcctacctcagggaaaTTTGGGTACTTATGGTTGCTATCTGTTTAGcatttggctgttttgttttcattcttttttcctatgtgcagatcttcagggctgtgctgaggatgccctctagGCAGGGTCAGCTCAAAGCCTtctccacgtgcctccctcacctgtttgTGGTCTCCCTCTTTGTCATCTCTGGCTTTTTTGCCTATCTGAAGCCCCCTTCTATCTCCTCCCCAACCCTGGATCttttggtggcagttctgtactcggtggtgccccCAACATTCAATCCCCTCatttacagcatgagaaacaaggAGCTCAAGGGTGCTATTAGGAAAGGAATATCATGGATATTTCTGAATGGTGATAAACTTCCCCTCTTTCTCCACAAATGA